Genomic segment of Pirellulales bacterium:
CGTCCTGATGCTTCTTGAGTTTTAGGAGAGCCGTCGAGAAGGGCTGCAGCCACCGCGCTTGCACCAACGATTCACCGGCCAGCCCCATCAGACGGTTAAGGCTTTGCGCGCTCACGCGCACGACGGCACTGGCCGCTTCGGCGGGTGCCACCGCCGCAACGGGCGCCGGCCCGGTATCGTCAACAGTTTCGATAGCGGCGGCTTCGCTAACGGCAGGTTGCGGTGTTCCCGTGACATCCTTTTCGACGACCGTCCGTAGTGTGGCGGGCGCGAGCGTCGCCACCGGCTCGTTCGCGGGAACTGTTGCTGGCGAAGCCGGCGCGGCCTCCAATTGTTGAACGACTGTCGCCACCTCAGCCGCGTGGCGCTCGGTCCATTCAGGTGCCGCGTCCTCGTCGAGCGAGGCCAGCTCGGCGAAGAGTCGCAGCGCCGCGGCAATGGGCACCAAATGCTCGGCGCCGAGCGAGCCGCCTCCTGACCGCGCCTGCGCGAGTAGCGATTCCAGGCTGCCCGAGAGCGCCACTGCCAGATCAATGCCCGTCAACCGCGCTGCCCCACGAATGGCGTGGGCGGCATCGACCAGGGGTTCCAACGCCGCGGCCTCGAGATTCTGCGTCAAATACGCAGCCAGCCCTTGCTGGACAGCGAGCGCGTGGCTGCGCACTTCCTCGCGAAAGACGTCAAACATCGTCGGCTCGTCCGGCGTACGGACCGGCTCGCCGGGAATCGCGACCGAGGAAATCACCGTGGCCGCCGCACTGCGATCGAAGGATGCAATCGCGCCTGTGGGGACAGCCGCCGCTGGAGCAGTGGCAGGGACGACAGCCGGCGTTGGCGCTTGGACCGCCGTCGCGGCAGGCGCCGGCGCCACGACCTGTGGCCGCGCTCCGCGCGCGACCTGGCCGAGATATTCGCCTAGCGTGGCAATCTCGTCCGCATGCGTTTGCTGCCAGGCGCCGGTCGTCGCTTCGGTGGCGGTGGCCAGCTCGGCCAGCAAATCGGTGCCGCGCAACAACTGATCGATATCGGCGGCGGTGATCGTGATATTGCCATCTTGAGCCGCCACGAAAACGTCTTCCATGACGTGTGCCAGCTTCACGGCCAGGTCGATGCCGACGATGCGCGAGGCCCCCTTAATCGAGTGCGCCGCGCGCATGAGTGGTTCGATGCGGCGCGGATTGGCCGCATCGGTTTCCAACTCGAGCAACCCCTGGCTAAGCGCCACGGTATGCGCGCGGGCTTCTTCCTGGAACAGCTCAAACAGCGAGAACTCACCGCCCTGGCTCATGTAATCACTCTCGTGCGGAGCGCTTGCCGCAATCGATCCGTGTTCAGGAAGCCGATCGTCCGATCGTTTTGCACAAAGAGTCCGCTCGACATCCGGCCGCCGAAGCGAGCGACCGTCGCGGGCACGGTCGACAGGTCGCTGGCGTGAAACCGATGGACTTGATCGACCTCGTCCACCGGAAACACCCAGCGTTCGCCATCAAATTGAACAACCAGAAGCCGCGCCGAAGTCGCCTGCGTTGCGGTGACCGCTGTTGAACCTTCCTTGCTCGTGGGCTTCGTTTCCGCGCCCGTGATGGCCAGCAACTGGCCCAGCCGGGCACAAAGCTCCAATTCGCCGCGAATATTCACCAGTCCGGCCAGCAATCCTCCGCGGTGCGGGATGCGGTGGATAGGCCGCGGCGCATGGACTTCGACCAGCACCTGGACGGGCAGGGCCAGCCATTCGTCGCCGATGCGGAACACAAGCGCACTATGCGCGTCGGGCACGACCGCCTCGGCCGGAGCGGCCAGCCGTGCCTTTACCTCGGCCAGGTAACCCGGCGGCGGCGGCGCGGCCAACAAGCGCTCGCTGGCGGTGGAAAACACCGGACAGTTATGGCAATGAACGAATCGCGCCAGCTCCGGACAGCTGCGATCGCCGCACACGCCGATGCGATTCCAGCAGTCATCGATGGTCGCCAACCGCAGGTTGTCGGTGCTCATGCGTCACCTCGCAGACCGACGCGCTCGAGGCGTCCTCGCAGCAGGTTCGCCTGATCGTGCGCCCCTTGCTGCTGGCACAGCAGCATCAAGTGCAAAAGCGAGTCGCCATGCTGTGGATCGAGATAGAGCGCCTTTTCGAAGCACTGTCTCGCCGCGGCAAGGTTTTGCCGCGCCTGCTCGACGATGCCCAACAGGGTGAACACTTCCGCCGAAGGGCCTGCAGAAGTGAGCTGCGCCTGGCAGGCGGCCCAGGCCTCGTCGAGCCGGCCCGCATCAGCGTGGAGGCGGCCAGCAGACAGCGGGTCGTCCGCCGCTGGGTGCGTTTTGCTCGCGATCGGTCTGGCGGCCGCAATGGACTTGGGGCGACCCGACCTTCCGCGGGACGCCGCTGCGGGAGCGGACGACGGATCTGGCGAACCGGTCGTCGCCCCGCCGCCACGTTTACCCGGGATGAGCGATTGGACGGGGTCCGCGGCCTCGGGCCGGGTCTGCCGCGCAAATAAGAAGCAATGATCGGGGCCGGTCTGGCAAAAACGCTCGTCGAGCGCGCTCAACGGCTCGGCATGGCCCGTGGCGATCCATCCGTCGGGCGCGA
This window contains:
- a CDS encoding chemotaxis protein CheW → MSTDNLRLATIDDCWNRIGVCGDRSCPELARFVHCHNCPVFSTASERLLAAPPPPGYLAEVKARLAAPAEAVVPDAHSALVFRIGDEWLALPVQVLVEVHAPRPIHRIPHRGGLLAGLVNIRGELELCARLGQLLAITGAETKPTSKEGSTAVTATQATSARLLVVQFDGERWVFPVDEVDQVHRFHASDLSTVPATVARFGGRMSSGLFVQNDRTIGFLNTDRLRQALRTRVIT